A window of the Lactuca sativa cultivar Salinas chromosome 7, Lsat_Salinas_v11, whole genome shotgun sequence genome harbors these coding sequences:
- the LOC111898478 gene encoding uncharacterized protein LOC111898478 has product MGHQWVKIENRTSIEYVNGVKEFLNVARHTLNSNGLTPYPCSNCLNSRLQNISVITSHLISVGIDESYTRWVHHGEDEVEEEDVPHNDFVNTESAGLRAGLEDIVGHTLFDIGPTNDLISNQNLGNARYEKLHEALNKPLYEGCKSCTLTFVVKLMNLKMMNKWIDNSFEMMLKLLYEDLPDCNNCPESYYDVRMLLCEAGLGYELIDVCQYDCAIFYGDNKDAITCPVYQSNCYVRNKIAHKKLRYFPITPRLKCLHASRHTAKDMSWHKEVCKDEHGVLRHPADGEAWKHFDIMYPTFADDHRSVRLGLASDGFNPFSNMTTSYSMWPVILMSYNMPPWCTMHKRSYFLTLLIPSPKSLGKDFDIFLTPLMDELKVIWGNGVQAYDDHSKSLFTLHVAVIWTISDFLDYAYLSGWSTMGKLACPICLEDTRSRRIHGKNVHDNIVRTLLNDPVKSKDTTNARLDLVDLNIRKDQWLRERNGKFEKPHANFTLTKDECVEFYKFIKSVRLPDGYASNIS; this is encoded by the exons ATGGGTCATCAATGGGTCAAGATTGAGAATAGGACCTCCATCGAGTATGTGAACGGGGTAAAGGAATTTCTAAATGTTGCGCGACATACTTTGAATTCTAATGGGTTAACTCCATACCCGTGCAGTAATTGTCTCAATTCGAGACtacaaaatataagtgtcattacTTCCCATTTGATTAGTGTAGGAATTGATGAGTCATATACACGGTGGGTGCATCACGGTGAAGATGAGGTCGAAGAAGAAGATGTTCCACATAATGATTTTGTTAATACTGAATCTGCAGGCTTAAGAGCAGGATTAGAGGATATAGTTGGTCATACATTATTTGATATTGGACCTACCAATGATCTAATTAGTAACCAAAACCTAGGAAATGCTCGTTATGAGAAGCTACATGAAGCTCTAAATAAACCTTTGTATGAAGGATGCAAGAGTTGTACATTGACGTTTGTTGTGAAGTTGATGAATTTGAAAATGATGAACAAGTGGATAGATAATTCTTTTGAGATGATGCTAAAGTTGCTATACGAGGATCTTCCTGATTGTAATAATTGTCCAGAGAGCTATTACGATGTTAGAATGTTGCTTTGTGAAGCCGGTTTAGGTTATGAGCTTATTGATGTTTGTCAATATGATTGTGCTATTTTCTATGGGGACAACAAAGATGCCATAACATGTCCTGTTTATCAAAGCAATTGTTACGTGCGCAACAAAATTGCTCATAAGAAGTTGCGATACTTTCCAATAACACCTCGTTTGAAGTGTCTACACGCTTCACGCCACACTGCCAAAGACATGAGTTGGCATAAAGAAGTGTGCAAGGATGAGCATGGAGTTTTGCGTCATCCGGCTGATGGAGAGGCTTGGAAACATTTTGATATAATGTATCCTACTTTTGCAGATGATCATAGGAGTGTACGATTGGGATTGGCTTCAGATGGGTTTAACCCTTTTAGCAATATGACAACTTCATATAGTATGTGGCCTGTTATTTTGATGTCGTATAACATGCCACCTTGGTGTACAATGCATAAGAGAAGTTACTTTCTAACGTTACTAATTCCTAGTCCAAAATCTCTTGGTAAAGACTTTGACATCTTCTTAACGCCACTTATGGACGAACTTAAAGTTATATGGGGTAATGGGGTTCAAGCATATGATgatcattcaaaatcacttttcaCTCTTCATGTCGCAGTAATATGGACAATCAGTGACTTCCTTGATTATGCTTACTTGTCTGGGTGGAGTACTATGGGTAAGCTGGCGTGTCCAATATGCCTTGAGGATACCCGTTCTAGAAGGATTCATG GGAAAAATGTCCATGATAATATAGTTAGGACATTGTTAAATGATCCCGTGAAGTCAAAGGATACTACAAATGCACGTTTGGACTTGGTGGATCTTAATATTCGCAAGGATCAATGGCTAAGAGAGAGAAATGGAAAATTTGAGAAACCTCATGCTAATTTCACATTGACTAAAGATGAATGTGTGGAGTTTTACAAATTTATCAAGTCTGTTCGCCTACCTGATGGCTATGCGTCCAACATAAGTTGA